In the genome of Hymenobacter cellulosivorans, one region contains:
- a CDS encoding DUF2911 domain-containing protein — MKNFRPLLTLTLLLVSLLSASLSQAQTTPAAPAAKPAPASPAATATGKVGGANVTIKYSSPSVKGRQIYGGLVPYGQVWRAGANEATTVEFSKDVTVQGKKLPAGTYAFFVIPTEKDWTVIFNKTAKQWGAYKYDEKQDALRVTATPRKAATMAESLAYDVTKDGIVLRWENLELPVAIK; from the coding sequence ATGAAAAATTTCCGCCCGCTGCTCACCCTGACGTTGTTGCTGGTGAGCCTGCTGTCTGCCTCCCTGAGCCAGGCCCAGACCACGCCCGCAGCTCCCGCCGCCAAACCCGCTCCCGCTAGCCCGGCCGCTACGGCCACCGGCAAAGTTGGTGGGGCCAACGTGACCATCAAGTACAGCAGCCCCAGCGTGAAGGGGCGGCAAATCTACGGCGGTCTGGTGCCCTACGGCCAGGTGTGGCGGGCCGGGGCCAATGAGGCTACCACCGTGGAGTTCAGCAAAGACGTAACGGTGCAGGGTAAAAAGCTGCCCGCCGGTACCTACGCCTTTTTCGTGATTCCGACGGAAAAAGACTGGACCGTTATTTTCAACAAAACCGCCAAGCAGTGGGGCGCCTACAAGTACGATGAAAAGCAGGATGCCCTGCGCGTAACTGCCACCCCGCGCAAAGCCGCTACCATGGCCGAAAGCCTGGCCTACGACGTAACCAAGGATGGCATCGTGCTGCGCTGGGAAAACCTGGAGCTTCCCGTCGCCATCAAGTAA
- a CDS encoding pectate lyase family protein, protein MLLPVALRAQALTILESSGWLESAYVKWQPVANAQSYNVYYSGNGVVNLKIDNQLIRSYGSYYRADVLGLSPGAYTLKIVPVTSGVEGSATVTSALSVQAQDRTGFAFSNGRIPGAYNADGTVKSNAVILYITQNTKNTVSLNVNGASANPCVGLQTILDGFKKGKDTRPLLVRMVGAITDPSYLLSGDLVIENNNFASSYITLEGVGNDAVANGWGIRVKNASNVEIRNIGTMNNDSDEGDNIGLQQDNDYIWVHNVDFFYGRAGSDADQAKGDGSLDCKKSTYVTFSYNHFWDSGKSNLLGLSEATTQGLYITYHHNWYDHSDSRHPRVRYYSAHVYNNYYDGNAKYGAGSTLGSSVFMEGNYFRNCKYPMLTSMQGTDVYNPATQRNDYTNMPIFSNENGGTIKAFDNYMVGQQRFVPYGAAGYPNSTVDFDAYVAATRGEVVGSTVVAAYGKTAYNNFDTNPAVMYTHTPDAPEAAKGKVMQYAGRVKGGDFQWTFNNAVDDASSAVNVPLQTALVNYTTGLVSVQGDGPATGGGGGGTGGGGTTAADMVHNFTTAGTTSTFYTITGNLSTSQGTVQYNGLTLTQCLKLESSTAIAFTTTAAATLTLVFNDAFSGTVKVDGVNQTVSAGRLTMTLPAGAHQIAKGTTANLYYMSTAYATPLVTRKQQLQAITIYPNPAADEVLVGWKGTREFSLYTITGRLVKTGITNQPLNVKDVKAGLYLILIRDEEGFLRTSRLFKQ, encoded by the coding sequence ATGTTGTTGCCTGTTGCTCTGCGCGCTCAGGCGCTGACCATCTTGGAATCATCCGGTTGGCTGGAGTCGGCGTATGTAAAGTGGCAGCCTGTGGCCAATGCGCAAAGCTACAATGTGTACTACAGCGGTAACGGCGTTGTAAACCTGAAGATAGACAACCAGCTGATTCGGAGCTACGGCTCCTATTACCGGGCCGATGTGCTGGGGCTTAGCCCAGGGGCGTATACGCTTAAGATTGTGCCCGTCACCTCCGGGGTAGAAGGCTCTGCCACCGTGACCAGCGCCCTATCGGTGCAGGCTCAGGACCGCACTGGGTTTGCCTTCAGCAATGGCCGGATTCCGGGAGCCTACAACGCCGACGGGACCGTGAAAAGTAATGCGGTGATTCTCTACATCACCCAAAACACCAAGAATACGGTTTCACTCAACGTGAACGGGGCCAGTGCTAACCCGTGCGTGGGGCTGCAAACCATCCTCGACGGTTTCAAGAAAGGCAAGGACACCCGGCCGCTGCTCGTGCGCATGGTAGGAGCCATTACCGACCCGAGCTACCTATTGAGCGGCGACTTGGTTATCGAGAACAACAACTTTGCTTCCAGCTACATCACCCTCGAAGGCGTCGGCAACGATGCCGTGGCCAATGGCTGGGGAATCCGGGTGAAAAATGCGTCCAACGTCGAAATCCGCAACATCGGCACGATGAATAACGACAGTGACGAGGGCGACAACATTGGCCTGCAGCAGGACAACGACTACATCTGGGTGCACAACGTCGATTTTTTCTACGGCCGCGCGGGCAGCGATGCCGACCAGGCCAAGGGCGACGGGTCGCTGGATTGCAAAAAGTCAACCTACGTGACCTTCTCCTACAACCATTTCTGGGATTCGGGTAAGTCGAACCTGCTGGGCCTGAGCGAAGCCACCACCCAGGGGCTCTATATTACTTACCACCACAACTGGTACGACCATTCGGACTCCCGGCATCCGCGGGTGCGCTACTATTCGGCCCACGTCTATAATAATTACTACGACGGCAATGCCAAGTACGGCGCTGGCTCTACCCTGGGCTCCTCCGTATTTATGGAAGGCAATTACTTCCGCAATTGCAAGTACCCGATGCTGACCTCGATGCAGGGCACGGACGTGTATAATCCGGCTACGCAGCGGAACGACTACACGAACATGCCTATTTTCTCGAACGAGAACGGCGGGACTATCAAGGCATTCGACAACTACATGGTAGGGCAGCAGCGCTTTGTGCCCTACGGCGCGGCCGGCTATCCAAATTCTACGGTTGACTTCGATGCGTACGTGGCAGCAACCCGGGGCGAAGTAGTGGGAAGCACCGTCGTTGCGGCGTACGGCAAAACGGCCTACAACAACTTCGATACCAACCCGGCCGTCATGTATACCCATACGCCCGACGCCCCCGAGGCGGCCAAAGGCAAGGTGATGCAGTACGCGGGGCGCGTCAAAGGCGGCGATTTTCAGTGGACCTTCAACAATGCTGTCGACGATGCCTCTTCTGCCGTGAATGTGCCTCTGCAAACGGCGCTGGTAAACTATACTACTGGGCTGGTTTCGGTGCAGGGCGACGGTCCGGCAACTGGCGGAGGTGGGGGCGGTACTGGCGGTGGCGGTACTACGGCGGCCGATATGGTCCACAATTTTACCACGGCCGGCACTACCAGTACTTTTTACACCATCACCGGCAACCTTTCTACTTCCCAGGGCACGGTACAATATAACGGCCTGACCTTGACCCAGTGCCTGAAGCTGGAGTCGTCAACGGCTATTGCCTTCACGACCACCGCTGCCGCCACCTTGACGCTGGTATTTAATGATGCCTTCAGCGGAACGGTAAAAGTAGACGGCGTAAACCAGACAGTAAGTGCAGGCCGGCTGACAATGACATTGCCGGCTGGCGCCCATCAGATTGCCAAAGGCACTACCGCCAACCTGTACTACATGAGTACGGCCTACGCGACGCCCTTGGTCACCCGCAAGCAGCAGCTGCAGGCCATTACGATTTACCCAAATCCGGCGGCCGATGAAGTGCTGGTGGGCTGGAAGGGCACGCGGGAATTTTCGCTCTACACCATCACGGGCCGTCTGGTGAAAACCGGAATCACGAATCAGCCTTTGAACGTGAAAGACGTTAAAGCAGGCTTGTATCTGATTCTGATTCGAGACGAAGAAGGCTTCCTGCGGACGAGCCGTTTGTTCAAGCAATAG
- a CDS encoding M61 family metallopeptidase, which translates to MIASRIAALAGGLLLATAPLVQAQKVLTYTVDIDPKTDANLFQVQLEVPKLRKEQSIYQFAATAPGTYQVMDIGRFVRKFEAFDAQNKPLEVKQASVNQWQLLQPEKTRFIRYTIAETWDTPVTEHRVYRMCGTSLETDHALLNGQGVFGYLQGWQARPLRIKLNYPADWKVGTPLTTDKQGYYTAKSYDHAVDSPFLLGRLTEARTKLGDAEVALYCFSKTDQVKAEPLLGYMQQMLQAAQAFLVQLPVKRYTFLYHFDDQSAGAWEHSYSSEYVLRETPLTPESASQITSIAAHEFFHVVTPLNIHSEIIEQFNFVQPTGSEHLWLYEGTTEWASGMMKLRGGLVTLEEYLQEMSGKVAYAQTRTDTTYSLSKLGLNSFSDEGQQQYGNIYQRGALTAALLDLRLLELSGGKRGLREVMNELTKRYGPDKPFSEQNFFEEFTKLTYPEIGDFFTRYVKQAEPLPLQEYYAKVGIRYTPVLHTGQQVVALGANNPSYRFVGNTVQLTEVPGTWQSCGVAVGDELVAANGTAITPASLKPTLTELQTRKAGDEYELTLRRAGTEKKVRCRLIQREQIKRYDLAVLPDATPAQLALRQAWLKNL; encoded by the coding sequence ATGATTGCTTCGCGCATCGCAGCCCTTGCTGGCGGCCTCCTGCTGGCCACTGCTCCCCTGGTTCAGGCCCAGAAAGTCCTGACCTACACCGTCGACATTGACCCCAAAACTGACGCCAACCTGTTTCAGGTGCAGCTGGAAGTGCCTAAGTTGCGCAAGGAACAGAGCATTTACCAGTTTGCCGCCACCGCGCCAGGTACCTACCAGGTCATGGATATTGGCCGCTTCGTGCGCAAGTTCGAAGCTTTCGACGCCCAGAATAAGCCCCTGGAAGTAAAGCAGGCCTCAGTAAACCAGTGGCAGCTGCTGCAGCCCGAGAAAACCCGTTTTATCCGCTACACCATTGCCGAAACCTGGGATACGCCTGTGACCGAACACCGCGTGTACCGTATGTGCGGCACCTCGCTCGAAACTGACCACGCCTTGCTCAACGGCCAGGGTGTTTTTGGTTATCTGCAGGGCTGGCAGGCCCGGCCCCTGCGCATCAAGCTCAACTACCCCGCCGACTGGAAGGTAGGAACCCCGCTGACCACCGATAAGCAGGGCTACTACACGGCCAAGAGCTATGACCACGCCGTAGATTCGCCCTTCCTGCTGGGCCGGCTCACGGAGGCCCGCACCAAGCTCGGCGACGCGGAAGTAGCCTTGTACTGCTTTTCCAAAACCGACCAGGTCAAGGCCGAGCCCCTGCTGGGCTACATGCAGCAGATGCTGCAGGCGGCCCAGGCGTTTCTGGTGCAGTTGCCGGTGAAACGCTATACCTTCCTCTACCACTTCGACGACCAGAGCGCCGGGGCCTGGGAGCATTCCTACAGCTCGGAGTACGTGCTGCGCGAAACTCCGCTCACGCCCGAGTCGGCCAGCCAGATTACCAGTATTGCTGCCCACGAGTTTTTTCACGTCGTGACGCCGCTCAACATTCACTCCGAAATTATCGAGCAGTTCAACTTTGTGCAGCCCACCGGCTCGGAGCACCTGTGGCTGTATGAAGGCACTACTGAGTGGGCTTCGGGCATGATGAAGCTGCGCGGCGGCCTGGTCACGCTGGAGGAATACCTGCAGGAAATGTCGGGCAAAGTGGCCTACGCCCAAACCCGGACCGACACCACTTACTCGCTGAGCAAGCTGGGGCTAAACTCCTTCTCCGACGAAGGCCAGCAGCAGTACGGCAATATCTACCAGCGCGGCGCCCTCACCGCGGCCCTGCTCGACCTGCGCCTGCTGGAGCTCAGCGGCGGCAAGCGCGGGTTGCGCGAGGTGATGAACGAGCTGACCAAACGTTACGGTCCCGACAAGCCCTTCAGTGAGCAAAACTTCTTCGAGGAATTTACCAAGCTGACCTATCCCGAAATCGGGGACTTTTTTACTCGCTACGTGAAGCAGGCCGAGCCCTTGCCCCTGCAGGAGTACTACGCCAAAGTAGGCATCCGCTACACGCCGGTGCTGCATACAGGCCAGCAAGTAGTAGCCTTGGGAGCTAATAATCCGTCGTACCGCTTTGTCGGCAACACCGTGCAGCTCACTGAAGTACCCGGCACCTGGCAGAGCTGCGGGGTGGCCGTGGGCGACGAGTTGGTGGCCGCAAACGGCACCGCCATTACGCCCGCCTCTCTCAAACCCACGCTAACCGAGCTGCAAACCCGCAAGGCCGGCGACGAGTACGAGTTGACCCTGCGCCGGGCCGGTACCGAAAAGAAAGTACGCTGCCGCCTGATCCAGCGGGAGCAAATCAAGCGCTACGACTTGGCCGTGCTACCCGACGCCACCCCGGCCCAGTTAGCCCTGCGTCAAGCTTGGCTCAAGAATTTGTAA